The genomic stretch aagagacagagacagagagagaaagagacagagagacagagagagaaagagacagagagacagagagagaaagagacagagacagagagagaaagagacagagacagagacagacagagacagagagagaaagagacagagagacagacagagagagaaagagacagagacagagagagaaagagacagagagacagagagagaaagagacagagagacagagagagaaagagacagagacagagagagaaagagacagagacagagagagaaagagacagagacagagagagaaagagacagagagagaaagagacagagagacagagagagaaagagacagagagacagagagagaaagagacagagagacagagagagaaagagacagagagacagagagagaaagagacagagagagaaagagacagagagacagagagagaaagagacagagagacagagagagaaagagacagagagacagagagagaaagagacagagagacagagagagaaagagacagagagagaaagagagacacagagacagagagagaaagagagacacagagacagagagagaaagagagacacagagacagagacacagagacacagagacagagagagacacagagacagagacagacttaaAGAGGACCTGGTTGTCCAGAGAATCCAGAGACCACATGTAGTGGATGGGAAGAAATGGGACCAATCCAAACACAATCTGTCTCACTGCTAATCAACCAAAGAAACAATACAATATTCCCTTGTCTGCGCTGGGCCTGATATAGAGATACAGTGGCATACATACAAATGCTGGAAGAGCAGTAGGAGTGTGATTCTGGGTCTAAAAGGGGCCTATTGTCAAGTCAATCATTATTTGTCCCATAGCAGGGGAAATTGAGTTAGCAGTTTTGATATGTAATCGATATGATACGAGATATATGATTCAAGAGGAGACACATGGCAGCATATTTCTAGAACAGGAAAGGACAACCCTCCCCTGCAGAGATACTGGCTGTGCAGGCTTTACTTCCAGCCCTACTCTTACACATCTGATTCAGCCAATCAAAGTCTGGATTATTTGACAGACACACCCCTTGAACCAATCGCCTGTCTTTTTTTTCCCCCTTTAGGCCCGCCCCCTACCACTATACGGGTCAATGAGAGGGCGGTACGCATCACCCCCTCCACCATTTTGTTCAAGTTCAACTGCAGCTGGTTCAGTGACGTGAACGGAGCCGTCCGGTTCTTCACTGTCATTGTAACTGAGTCCAACGGTAAAAGCTTCCTCTTTATTTACAGCTTCATACAATTGTCCTTTCTCAGTTCAATTTATTTTCTACACAATTTCATTTCTTACTTTTAACATTATGTTGGATATGTCTGATAATGATGCTgatgaaatcaaatacatttgaaTTTGAAAAACTTCCAAATGTAATTGATGAGGGAGTGAAAGAGAGCTTTTAAGGGAGCGCTGAAGGGGATTTTGTACACTTTTGAATCCATCCAACTTTATTATTCACTCTTGTACCCGTCACAGACAATGAAGTCCTGCAGACAGagcagctccatcctctaccttcCTTCCAGGACTACAGAACCAACAGCTCCGTGCGGGCCTACCAGACAGGCTACTTTCCCAGTGGCTGTGCCCAGGAACAGGGAATGGGAGCTGGGCAGGTGTTTGAGGTCAACCTGGGGGCGGGGCTGGATCGCCTGGGAGGGCCTTGTGATTCAGAGGAGGATCATGATAACGATCACAACAGGGATCTCTACCCCTTCTGTGATGGGCCTCTCAAGCCTAAGACTGCCTACAGGTAAACAATAATATGGCCCCACACAAACCAAACACTTTACCTAGGTCTgaattactttaaaaaaaaatgcccATCCTAATCAATTCTTACAGGTCATACTAACCCTTGACCTTGTCTAAGAGGGCATAAGAAAGCAGTATATTATAGCCATTGATGCTCACCAGGGAAATAATATGATGTAAGTTGATACTAAGTcaatgtctgttctctgtgcagAATCAGTGTCCGTGCCTTCACTCAGCTGTTTGATGAAGACCACAGAGAGTTCCCCCAACCTCTCTACAGGGACACCTTCCTGTCTCCACCCATCAGGACACAAGCAGGTGAGCTTTACCTCTGATCCTggccctctcatccccctctccttccctctctctccattactctgACACTTCCTGTCTCCACCCATCAGGACACAAGCAGGTGAGCTTTACCTTTGATCCTggccctctcatccccctctccttccctctctctccattactctgACACTTCCTGTCTCCACCCATCAGGACACAAGCAGGTCAAGCCACACTATATACCCCTCTACCGCTGACCCTCatcctctaatctctctctctctctctctctctctctctctctctccttcttgatGTCTGAAAAAAATGATTCATCTTAACAAGACAACCTGTATAATAAAATAAATCTCTGACCTTTCCAACCTGTTCTAAGCTTACATGCAGGTGCACCGATTAAATGCTGCCAATGCACTgccaaagtattcagaccccttgaccttttccacattttgttacgttacagccttattctaaaatggatgaaattgttttttttcacagaaatatatatatatatatatatatatatatatatatatatatataaatatataaatataagtattcagaccctttactcagtactttattgaagcacctttggcagcgattacagccttgaatcttcttgggtatgtcgctacaagcttggcacacctgtatttggggagtttctcccattcttctctggggattctctcaagctatgtcaggttggatgaggagcgtcgctgcacagctattttcgagtccgggctctggctgggccactcaaggacattcagagacttgtctcaaagccactcctgcattgccttggctttgtgcttagggtcattgttggaaggtaaacctttgccgcagtctgaggtcctgagcgctctggagcaggttttcatcaaggatctctctgcactttgctccgttcatctttccctcaatcctgagtAGTCTCCTagttcctgctgctgaaaaatatcTCCACAcatgctgcaaccaccatgcttcactgtaaggatggtgccaggtttcctccagacgtgaagcttggcattcaggccaaatagttcaatgttggtttcatcagcagagaatcttgtttcacatggtctgagagtctttaggtgcattttggcaaactccaagcgggctgtcttgtaccttttactgaggattggcttccgtctgaccactctaccctaaaggcctgattggtggagagctgcagagatggttgtccttctggaaggttctcccatctccaaagaggaactctggagctctgtcagagtgaccatagggttcttggtcacctccctgaccaaggcccttttcccccgattgctcagtggCCAGGCGACaacctctaggaagagtcttggtgattccaaacttcttccatttaagaatgatggtgaccactgtgtccttggggaccttcaatgctgcagaaatattttggtacccttccccagatctgtgtctcgacacaatcctgtctcggagctctacagacaattcctttgacctcatggcttggtttttgctctgacatgaactgtcaactgtggcaccttatatagacaagtgtgtgcctttccaaatcatgtccaatcaattgaatttaccacaggtggactccaatcaagttgcagatatatctcaaggatgatcaatgggaacaggatgcacctgagctcaatttcgagtttaatagcaaagagtctgaatacttatgtaaacaagttatttctgtttttgtgtttttatacatttgccaacatttctaaaaacctgttttcactttgtcattatggggtgttatgatgtcattatggggtattgggatgtcattatgaggtattgggatgtcattatggggtattatgatgtcattatggggtattgtgtgtagattgatgatggaaacaaatattttatacattttagatta from Salvelinus fontinalis isolate EN_2023a unplaced genomic scaffold, ASM2944872v1 scaffold_2612, whole genome shotgun sequence encodes the following:
- the LOC129850986 gene encoding receptor-type tyrosine-protein phosphatase beta-like; this encodes GDTWQHISRTGKDNPPLQRYWLCRLYFQPYSYTSDSANQSLDYLTDTPLEPIACLFFPPLGPPPTTIRVNERAVRITPSTILFKFNCSWFSDVNGAVRFFTVIVTESNDNEVLQTEQLHPLPSFQDYRTNSSVRAYQTGYFPSGCAQEQGMGAGQVFEVNLGAGLDRLGGPCDSEEDHDNDHNRDLYPFCDGPLKPKTAYRISVRAFTQLFDEDHREFPQPLYRDTFLSPPIRTQAGELYL